Proteins encoded together in one Spirochaetaceae bacterium window:
- a CDS encoding HNH endonuclease signature motif containing protein: MGASGARFEADRRDAAPAPGRGGTRFPTSAAERLAYAAGHGSGVPAERSPALQRHLAALRCCGAVPGSRSRYIPAVVRREVWRRDQGRCSYVDRHSGRRCGSRYRLEIDHIVPFALGGGAEPRNLTLHCRAHHRLRHAQRHG; this comes from the coding sequence ATGGGGGCGTCCGGAGCGCGGTTCGAGGCCGACCGGCGCGACGCGGCGCCGGCACCGGGGCGAGGCGGCACGCGGTTCCCGACTTCGGCGGCGGAGCGGCTTGCGTACGCCGCCGGGCATGGGTCGGGGGTGCCGGCGGAGCGTTCGCCGGCACTGCAGCGGCACCTGGCCGCGTTGCGCTGCTGCGGCGCGGTGCCGGGCTCCCGGTCACGGTACATCCCGGCGGTCGTGCGGCGTGAGGTGTGGCGGCGCGACCAGGGTCGTTGCAGCTACGTCGACCGGCACAGCGGGCGGCGCTGCGGCTCCCGCTATCGGTTGGAGATCGACCACATCGTGCCGTTCGCGCTCGGCGGCGGTGCGGAGCCGCGGAATCTGACGCTCCATTGTCGAGCGCACCACAGGTTGCGGCACGCTCAGCGCCATGGGTAG